One genomic segment of Paenibacillus sp. FSL H8-0332 includes these proteins:
- a CDS encoding SCO family protein yields MQTLKRYKWTWLLLLIAIIMAGYLAVQSFGFGEKKLPVIGQVQDFSLENVDGKQISLADTAGTARLVYFFFTVCPDVCPITTYMLSETQDILVKDGSFGKDVEFVSISFDPKNDTREAIKAFADKFHADYNGWYFLRGDQEQVRKLAAESFKVLIYGTSKDDFAHANLIGLVDKNNRLRGLYDAGDTENVTPEFLARTVKKLARE; encoded by the coding sequence ATGCAGACCTTGAAGCGCTACAAGTGGACCTGGCTGCTGCTGCTAATTGCAATCATTATGGCTGGCTATCTGGCAGTCCAGTCCTTTGGGTTCGGTGAGAAGAAGCTGCCTGTCATCGGTCAGGTACAGGACTTCTCTCTGGAGAATGTGGACGGAAAGCAGATCAGTCTGGCGGATACGGCAGGCACAGCAAGGCTGGTCTATTTCTTCTTCACGGTCTGTCCCGATGTGTGTCCGATTACCACCTATATGCTGTCAGAGACGCAGGATATATTGGTTAAGGATGGCAGCTTCGGTAAAGACGTTGAATTCGTCTCGATTTCTTTTGATCCGAAGAATGATACAAGGGAAGCGATCAAGGCCTTCGCCGACAAGTTTCATGCTGATTATAACGGCTGGTATTTCCTGCGGGGGGATCAGGAGCAGGTACGCAAGCTGGCAGCGGAGTCCTTCAAGGTGCTGATCTACGGCACAAGCAAGGATGATTTCGCCCACGCGAACCTCATTGGCCTGGTGGACAAGAACAACCGGCTCCGAGGATTGTACGATGCCGGGGATACGGAGAATGTAACACCGGAGTTTCTGGCCAGAACGGTTAAGAAGCTGGCCCGTGAATAG
- a CDS encoding DNA primase, with protein MSITIIVEGKNDRSRLRRLLEPEVDILCTFGTLNTLKLESLRNTIRDGEVYLYMDNDSSGKKIRAVLRDAFPDAVHMYTRKGYAGVEGTPDEYNITQLEKAGLDDFIIYPQPYPQGIEG; from the coding sequence ATGTCCATCACCATTATTGTCGAAGGCAAGAACGACCGCAGCAGGCTGAGGCGGCTGCTTGAACCAGAGGTCGACATTCTATGCACCTTCGGTACGCTGAATACCCTGAAGCTGGAATCCCTGCGAAATACCATCCGGGACGGGGAAGTCTACCTGTACATGGACAATGACAGCTCAGGCAAAAAAATCCGTGCAGTCCTGCGTGACGCCTTTCCCGATGCCGTTCATATGTATACCCGCAAGGGTTATGCCGGCGTGGAAGGGACGCCAGATGAATATAACATCACCCAGCTGGAGAAGGCCGGACTTGATGATTTCATTATTTACCCCCAGCCGTATCCGCAGGGAATAGAAGGATAA
- a CDS encoding transglutaminase domain-containing protein: protein MNSWIESLREANIISIVLLLVVLFSALQGWSRGFRRAAGGLFGMLGSGVLAAASLVMAIPAAVYLSPAAGNWASGITPPEDKLSQWQQLYYTGASVLANSPVVRFLLLLLLCYSLIRLLLGLLFLLLPFRLPRQSGRGSGRITGASRFVGAVLGTAAGLTRALVLVFVLFISVALNPDSGFSRYVQSSPVYSQSAEAVFEPLAGEQVRGKLPVLTKAVAAEMSDILRRKYEVIDHDISADIAGAAAEIARQASGDEEKARLLYDWVGSRIAYDYTKAENYEERRIWHEQTPQDTMDTRLGVCIDYARLYAMMARSQGLQVRVVTGKGYDGQGGYGPHAWNEVYISSSAAWIPLDSTWASSGDWFNPGDFDSTHIKENIL from the coding sequence TTGAATAGCTGGATAGAAAGTCTTCGTGAAGCCAATATCATCTCCATTGTTCTGCTGCTGGTGGTCCTCTTCTCTGCGCTGCAGGGCTGGAGCCGGGGCTTCCGCCGAGCAGCCGGAGGGCTGTTCGGCATGCTTGGATCAGGAGTGCTTGCAGCAGCTTCGCTGGTGATGGCGATTCCGGCAGCCGTGTACCTCTCGCCTGCTGCCGGGAACTGGGCATCCGGCATTACTCCGCCTGAGGACAAGCTAAGCCAATGGCAACAGCTATATTATACCGGTGCCTCCGTTCTGGCGAATTCACCAGTGGTGCGGTTCCTGCTGCTGCTCTTGCTGTGCTACAGCTTAATTCGTCTGCTGCTGGGTTTGTTATTCCTATTGCTGCCATTCCGCCTGCCGCGCCAGTCCGGGAGGGGTTCGGGGCGGATCACAGGCGCCAGCCGGTTTGTCGGGGCAGTGCTCGGTACCGCCGCAGGGCTTACCCGCGCCTTGGTGCTGGTCTTTGTTCTGTTCATCAGCGTCGCTCTGAACCCGGACAGCGGCTTCAGCCGCTATGTCCAATCGTCGCCGGTCTACAGCCAGAGTGCGGAAGCGGTATTTGAGCCGCTGGCCGGTGAACAGGTCAGAGGGAAGCTCCCGGTGCTGACCAAGGCCGTGGCCGCCGAGATGAGTGATATTCTCCGGCGCAAATATGAGGTGATTGACCACGATATTTCGGCGGATATTGCCGGTGCAGCCGCAGAGATTGCCAGACAAGCAAGCGGCGATGAAGAGAAGGCCAGGCTGCTCTATGACTGGGTAGGCTCACGCATTGCCTATGACTATACTAAGGCGGAGAATTATGAAGAGAGACGAATCTGGCATGAGCAGACCCCGCAGGATACGATGGATACGCGGCTTGGAGTATGCATTGATTACGCGCGGCTCTATGCCATGATGGCCCGCTCGCAAGGGCTTCAGGTGCGTGTCGTCACCGGCAAAGGCTATGACGGTCAAGGCGGTTATGGACCGCATGCCTGGAATGAGGTCTATATCAGCAGCAGCGCAGCCTGGATTCCGCTCGATTCCACCTGGGCCAGCAGCGGCGACTGGTTCAATCCGGGGGATTTCGACTCCACACATATCAAGGAGAACATCCTCTGA
- a CDS encoding penicillin-binding protein 2, which yields MRWFGKTGSGPGNGETTNYLSLRINLFFFGTFFIFVIMMIRLAGLQFVESPELSEVEASRETKDVPLAAIRGTIHAAGGEDIAHSTPIQSLFVTLTQEYTAKVKNKKTGLYEPTAEAKANTKALAAGLSSVFEQYGDPSAKKLLKEDILLLLDLDYKKSLGYVPRKIKTGLTMKEVAHLMENRQRYPGVSVVEESIRHYDKDTVAVQTVGYMKQFRFTEDYNVYKNIRSAMKQTDADPGLSYREDEFVGIYGLEQQYQRELRGKNGYQTLSVNAQNMAEKVIALVPPVKGNDIWMTINKNVQMRTEQAIKDQLNWLHRNPVQGKLHKDAITGYAVAMEVDTGNVVAMANMPDYDTNVWNAERLPPEVWAKIEGYYQNGTINDISSGVSGNGLKSLIYLGSTIKPLSVLIGLEEGLFTTGDTYMDKGIAYFGKDNSSSVRNSSGHVLGPLSPAKAIQESSNAFMVEWVGNALYKKYPGEGIAIWDKYMKAFGLGVSTQSGLPGESAGVADYLDPKKAGSTQAALVHASFGQKGKYTALQLAQYTATLANEGVRIKPQLVSKITDPDGKTVKQFGREVLDSISFHPSYWKEIKRGMNTKVKAFDGFPYDFARKTGTSEMEAFGATRDNGVFIAYAPREHPKLAVAVIIPEGGFGANSAAPVARQIFEAYDQEYGLDGVPKKNVPESRVD from the coding sequence GTGAGATGGTTCGGTAAAACGGGCTCCGGCCCGGGCAATGGAGAGACCACCAACTACCTGAGCTTACGCATAAATCTGTTTTTTTTCGGCACTTTTTTTATTTTTGTGATCATGATGATCCGGCTTGCGGGACTGCAGTTTGTAGAGAGTCCCGAGCTTAGCGAGGTGGAGGCCAGCCGGGAGACCAAGGATGTTCCGCTTGCGGCGATCCGGGGGACTATTCACGCGGCGGGCGGGGAAGACATTGCACATTCCACACCGATACAGTCATTATTCGTTACATTAACCCAAGAATACACCGCGAAGGTCAAGAATAAGAAGACCGGCTTATATGAACCGACCGCTGAAGCCAAGGCGAATACGAAGGCGTTGGCGGCAGGGCTGTCATCCGTGTTTGAACAATATGGTGATCCCTCTGCGAAGAAGCTGCTCAAAGAGGATATCCTGCTGCTGCTGGACCTTGATTACAAGAAGTCGCTGGGATATGTCCCGCGCAAGATCAAGACCGGTCTTACGATGAAGGAAGTCGCCCATCTGATGGAGAACAGGCAGCGCTATCCCGGAGTATCTGTTGTGGAGGAGAGTATCCGCCATTATGACAAGGACACGGTGGCCGTCCAAACGGTAGGCTATATGAAGCAATTCCGTTTTACAGAGGATTATAATGTATACAAAAATATCCGCAGCGCCATGAAACAAACGGATGCGGACCCGGGGCTTAGCTACAGGGAAGATGAGTTCGTCGGCATCTATGGTCTAGAACAGCAATATCAGCGCGAGCTTCGAGGGAAGAACGGGTATCAGACCCTCTCTGTGAATGCCCAGAATATGGCCGAGAAGGTTATAGCTTTGGTCCCGCCCGTCAAGGGCAACGATATCTGGATGACGATTAACAAGAATGTACAGATGAGAACGGAGCAGGCGATTAAGGATCAGCTCAACTGGCTGCACCGCAACCCTGTACAGGGGAAGCTTCATAAGGATGCGATCACCGGCTATGCCGTTGCGATGGAAGTCGATACAGGCAATGTAGTGGCAATGGCGAATATGCCGGACTATGATACGAATGTCTGGAATGCCGAGAGGCTGCCGCCAGAAGTGTGGGCCAAAATTGAGGGCTATTATCAAAACGGGACGATTAACGATATTTCCTCCGGTGTCTCCGGCAACGGGCTGAAGTCATTGATCTACCTGGGTTCCACGATTAAGCCGTTAAGTGTCCTTATCGGTCTGGAAGAAGGCTTATTCACTACCGGCGATACTTACATGGATAAAGGGATTGCTTATTTCGGTAAGGATAACAGCTCCTCGGTGAGGAATTCCTCCGGCCATGTCCTGGGCCCGCTTAGTCCGGCGAAGGCTATTCAGGAGTCCTCGAATGCTTTTATGGTAGAGTGGGTCGGAAATGCCCTCTACAAGAAGTATCCGGGAGAAGGTATTGCCATATGGGACAAATATATGAAGGCATTCGGGCTTGGGGTGTCTACGCAAAGCGGGCTTCCAGGTGAAAGTGCCGGAGTTGCCGATTATCTTGATCCGAAGAAGGCAGGCTCTACTCAGGCGGCGCTGGTCCATGCTTCCTTCGGTCAGAAGGGGAAATACACCGCACTGCAGCTTGCCCAGTACACGGCAACACTTGCGAATGAAGGCGTACGGATTAAGCCCCAGCTCGTCAGTAAGATTACAGATCCCGATGGGAAGACGGTTAAGCAATTTGGACGGGAAGTCCTGGACAGCATTTCGTTTCACCCTTCTTACTGGAAGGAGATCAAGCGCGGGATGAATACTAAGGTTAAGGCGTTTGACGGATTCCCGTATGACTTCGCCCGCAAGACAGGAACGTCTGAGATGGAAGCCTTCGGGGCCACCCGTGACAATGGGGTATTCATTGCTTATGCTCCGCGTGAGCATCCTAAGCTTGCGGTGGCTGTGATTATTCCCGAAGGCGGCTTTGGGGCGAACAGTGCAGCACCGGTAGCCCGCCAAATCTTTGAAGCCTATGACCAGGAGTATGGCCTGGATGGAGTGCCTAAGAAGAATGTGCCCGAGTCAAGGGTGGACTAA
- a CDS encoding MFS transporter, producing the protein MKTAMWLYLFMFLAFFDLHAQYPILTPFAMSLGAGPAFIGWMMGMYSLTHLPGNLLAGVLVDRNGSRRYIVFALTIAGLILLLQAHAQLPWHLLVLRAASGFALAFLSPACMTLLASLSSDPATQGKYMSGNGIIHTLASVVSPAAGAFIVAKAGYSGTFSTLGWLLIFTGVMAFFSVPKHNPALALHKPALPDKEKLQPGLAATAQPTVSRRYYLLPFFVSCSQGVLFFELPLSQGQDGMVSTGILLSLLSLGALATLCLFFLNRFSPGIRIAAALLGMALCFFTLAAFRSIPAGVVLFLLGSAKGVLFPAMASLFISLGSAGRLGRTFSLQSIAMSLGAFAGPVAAGQLREYVSPYFIAFVLLMTALMLLPPGRSGRLSSYAHGWNSPAA; encoded by the coding sequence GTGAAAACTGCAATGTGGCTGTACCTCTTCATGTTCCTGGCGTTCTTCGATTTGCATGCCCAGTATCCTATCCTGACACCCTTTGCCATGTCACTGGGAGCGGGCCCCGCCTTTATCGGCTGGATGATGGGGATGTATTCCCTGACCCACCTCCCTGGCAATCTGCTGGCCGGTGTGCTTGTAGACCGCAACGGCAGCCGCCGCTATATCGTGTTTGCCCTTACCATAGCAGGGCTGATCCTGCTCTTGCAGGCCCATGCCCAGCTGCCTTGGCATCTGCTCGTGCTGCGGGCGGCGAGCGGGTTCGCCTTGGCCTTCCTCTCCCCTGCCTGTATGACCCTCTTGGCCTCGCTCTCATCTGATCCTGCGACGCAGGGCAAATACATGTCAGGCAACGGAATTATCCACACGCTGGCTTCGGTGGTCTCCCCTGCCGCTGGAGCCTTCATCGTAGCCAAAGCCGGTTATTCCGGCACGTTCAGTACATTAGGGTGGCTCCTGATCTTCACCGGTGTGATGGCCTTCTTCAGTGTGCCGAAGCATAATCCGGCCCTGGCCCTGCATAAGCCTGCACTCCCGGATAAGGAGAAACTGCAGCCCGGGCTGGCCGCTACCGCCCAGCCTACCGTCTCCAGACGTTATTATCTGCTGCCCTTCTTCGTCTCCTGCTCCCAGGGCGTACTGTTCTTCGAGCTTCCGCTGTCACAAGGACAGGACGGAATGGTCTCCACCGGAATTCTGCTCTCTCTGCTCAGCCTTGGGGCGCTGGCGACCCTCTGCCTGTTCTTCCTGAACCGCTTCTCCCCGGGCATCCGGATTGCCGCTGCCCTGCTGGGGATGGCTCTCTGCTTCTTCACCCTGGCTGCCTTCCGCAGCATCCCGGCCGGAGTGGTTCTCTTCCTGCTTGGTTCAGCAAAAGGGGTGTTATTCCCGGCAATGGCCTCTCTCTTCATCAGCCTGGGCAGCGCAGGACGGCTGGGCCGGACCTTCTCGCTGCAATCCATTGCCATGTCCCTCGGGGCCTTCGCTGGACCTGTAGCCGCCGGACAGCTAAGAGAGTATGTCTCCCCCTACTTCATCGCCTTCGTACTGCTGATGACAGCTCTTATGCTTCTGCCTCCGGGCAGATCAGGCCGTCTCTCCTCCTACGCTCACGGCTGGAACAGCCCTGCCGCCTGA
- the cyoE gene encoding heme o synthase — protein MDNQLRYQASSDSASMSAKSPPEGASWRDFITVTKPGIIRSNLIAAFAGYWVASGWDVQYGRLILTLLGTMLVMASACVFNNYFDRDLDMKMERTRERGLPTGRLKPTTVLIYGIGLGIAGLGVLFAFCGVLAGLFGIVGMFVYVVVYTLWLKRTSTWSTSVGAISGAMPPVIGYVAVTGTVDLGAWLLFAMLFLWQPPHFWALGIRRKEEYRAAGFPLLPVVKGTRRTKFQMIPYVALLLPVPVLMYAYDYAGVYYLVVSLALSVGWLYLTLIGFKAKDDEVWAKKSFLFSINYLTLSLIALVLNTIHV, from the coding sequence GTGGACAATCAATTGAGATATCAAGCTTCTTCTGATTCCGCATCAATGTCTGCCAAGTCTCCACCGGAAGGTGCAAGCTGGCGTGACTTTATTACCGTTACGAAGCCCGGCATTATCCGCTCCAATCTGATTGCGGCATTCGCAGGCTACTGGGTGGCATCAGGCTGGGATGTACAGTATGGCCGTCTGATTCTGACTTTGCTCGGTACCATGCTGGTCATGGCTTCAGCCTGTGTCTTCAATAATTATTTTGACCGCGATCTGGATATGAAGATGGAACGGACCCGGGAACGCGGATTGCCTACAGGAAGGCTGAAGCCGACAACGGTACTTATCTATGGCATTGGACTCGGCATTGCCGGGCTGGGCGTGCTGTTCGCATTCTGCGGCGTACTTGCCGGGTTGTTCGGCATAGTCGGCATGTTCGTATATGTTGTAGTGTACACCCTTTGGCTCAAAAGAACCTCTACCTGGAGCACCTCGGTAGGTGCGATCTCGGGGGCTATGCCTCCTGTCATCGGCTATGTGGCTGTTACAGGAACAGTGGATCTCGGAGCCTGGCTGCTGTTCGCAATGCTCTTTCTGTGGCAGCCGCCCCATTTCTGGGCACTTGGCATCCGCCGCAAGGAGGAGTACAGAGCAGCAGGATTTCCGCTCCTTCCGGTTGTGAAGGGGACGCGCCGCACCAAATTCCAGATGATTCCTTATGTGGCGCTGCTGCTGCCGGTGCCTGTGCTGATGTATGCCTATGATTATGCAGGTGTTTATTATCTGGTTGTATCATTGGCCCTCTCAGTGGGCTGGCTCTACTTAACTCTAATCGGATTCAAGGCAAAGGATGATGAGGTATGGGCGAAGAAAAGCTTCCTCTTCTCCATTAATTATCTGACGTTAAGTCTGATTGCCCTGGTGCTGAATACCATTCACGTGTAA